Proteins co-encoded in one Paraburkholderia edwinii genomic window:
- a CDS encoding ABC transporter permease subunit, protein MADIQNTVPQSVTPPSGRAIAAREFWANFSRNHGAVGAGIIVLVLVVIAIFAPLIAPHSPIEQYRDSVKIPPAWLDGGNWKFIFGTDEAGRDILSRLMYGARLSLWIGCVSVVLALVPGIVLGLIAAFFDKWADTPIMRVMDVLLALPSLLLAVAVVAIIGPGLFNTMFAIAIVALPGYVRLTRASALGELHKEYVMASRVAGAGTLRLMFSQVLPNCTAPLIVQATLGFSSAILDAAALGFLGLGVQPPSAEWGAMLASARDYIDSAWWIVTMPGLSILISVLAINLLGDGLRDALDPKLKRMA, encoded by the coding sequence ATGGCAGACATCCAGAACACAGTCCCCCAGTCGGTCACTCCGCCAAGCGGCCGGGCAATCGCCGCGCGTGAATTCTGGGCCAACTTCTCGCGCAATCACGGCGCGGTCGGCGCCGGCATCATCGTGCTCGTGCTGGTGGTGATCGCGATCTTCGCGCCGCTGATTGCTCCGCACAGCCCGATCGAGCAGTACCGCGATTCGGTGAAAATTCCGCCCGCGTGGCTCGACGGCGGCAACTGGAAGTTCATCTTCGGCACCGACGAAGCGGGCCGCGACATCCTTTCGCGACTCATGTACGGCGCGCGGCTGTCGCTCTGGATCGGTTGCGTATCGGTGGTGCTCGCGCTGGTTCCCGGCATCGTGCTTGGCCTGATCGCCGCGTTCTTCGACAAGTGGGCCGACACGCCGATCATGCGCGTCATGGACGTGCTGCTCGCGCTGCCGTCGCTGCTGCTTGCGGTTGCCGTGGTTGCAATCATCGGTCCGGGCCTCTTCAATACGATGTTCGCGATTGCGATCGTCGCGCTGCCGGGCTACGTGCGGTTGACGCGCGCATCGGCGCTCGGGGAACTGCACAAGGAATACGTGATGGCGTCGCGCGTCGCGGGCGCCGGCACGCTGCGGCTCATGTTCTCGCAAGTGCTGCCGAACTGCACCGCGCCGCTGATCGTGCAGGCCACGCTCGGCTTTTCGTCGGCCATTCTCGATGCGGCGGCACTCGGCTTCCTCGGCCTCGGTGTCCAGCCGCCGTCGGCCGAGTGGGGCGCGATGCTCGCGTCCGCGCGCGACTATATCGACAGCGCATGGTGGATCGTCACGATGCCCGGTCTCTCGATTCTGATCTCGGTGCTGGCGATCAACCTGCTCGGCGACGGGCTGCGCGATGCGCTCGATCCCAAACTGAAACGGATGGCCTGA
- a CDS encoding CidA/LrgA family protein: MSVSMTRFAASARSGALEPVVRVARIVAQCLALAGVWFVADFAVKRIGLPVPGGVVGLLALLVALLCGGIAPRWVKAGADWLLSELLLFFIPAAVAAVQYGGLFREDGWRLALVVAGGTLMVMVAVAFAVEQASRFERRLALRRVPVSAGRVGRG; the protein is encoded by the coding sequence ATGAGCGTTTCCATGACGAGGTTTGCCGCCAGCGCTCGATCGGGCGCGCTCGAGCCGGTCGTGCGCGTCGCGCGGATCGTCGCGCAGTGTCTGGCGCTCGCGGGCGTCTGGTTCGTCGCCGATTTTGCGGTGAAGCGCATCGGGTTGCCGGTGCCGGGCGGCGTGGTCGGGCTGCTCGCGCTGCTGGTCGCGTTGCTGTGCGGCGGCATCGCGCCGCGTTGGGTGAAGGCGGGCGCCGACTGGCTGCTGTCCGAATTGCTGCTGTTCTTTATTCCGGCTGCCGTCGCGGCGGTTCAGTACGGCGGGCTCTTTCGCGAGGACGGCTGGCGGCTTGCGCTCGTCGTCGCGGGCGGCACGCTGATGGTGATGGTCGCGGTGGCGTTTGCGGTCGAGCAGGCGTCGCGTTTCGAACGCCGGCTGGCGCTGCGCCGCGTGCCGGTGAGTGCGGGTCGCGTCGGTCGCGGTTGA
- a CDS encoding LrgB family protein has translation MTTLPTSAFFTSLFADDASRVIAAACFVLTVALYFLSKMLYARVKTMWLTPLVAVPIVLVAIVAFAHIPYRVYFQDTRWLMWLLGPATVAFAVPIYEYRELMKRHWISLAVGVVVGIVVAVGGSLALAKLLHLSPELQRSLMTRSVSTPFALAVSDKIHAPKDLTALFVIATGVCGMIFGELVLALLPLRSRLARGALFGAAAHGVGTAKARELGSEEGVVASLTMMIAGVVMVLLAPLLEMLPI, from the coding sequence ATGACCACGCTCCCCACGTCCGCGTTTTTCACGTCCCTGTTTGCCGACGACGCGTCGCGCGTGATCGCCGCCGCCTGTTTTGTACTGACGGTCGCGCTCTACTTCCTGTCGAAGATGCTCTACGCGCGCGTGAAGACGATGTGGCTCACGCCGCTCGTCGCCGTGCCGATCGTGCTCGTGGCAATCGTCGCGTTCGCGCATATTCCGTATCGCGTCTACTTCCAGGACACGCGCTGGCTCATGTGGCTGCTTGGGCCGGCAACCGTCGCGTTCGCGGTGCCGATCTACGAGTATCGCGAACTGATGAAGCGGCACTGGATTTCGCTTGCGGTTGGTGTGGTGGTCGGCATTGTCGTTGCGGTCGGCGGCTCGCTTGCGCTCGCGAAACTGCTGCACCTGTCGCCGGAATTGCAGCGCAGCCTGATGACGCGCTCCGTCTCGACGCCGTTCGCGCTCGCGGTCAGCGACAAGATTCACGCGCCGAAAGACCTCACGGCGCTGTTTGTGATCGCAACCGGCGTGTGCGGCATGATCTTCGGCGAACTCGTGCTCGCGCTGTTGCCGCTGCGCTCGCGGCTTGCGCGCGGCGCGCTGTTCGGTGCGGCCGCGCATGGTGTCGGCACCGCGAAAGCGCGCGAGCTCGGCAGCGAAGAAGGGGTGGTCGCGAGCCTCACGATGATGATCGCCGGCGTCGTGATGGTGCTGCTCGCGCCGCTGCTTGAAATGCTGCCAATTTGA
- a CDS encoding ABC transporter substrate-binding protein, producing MKQNRLLRALRLTTLSAAAAASMVGAQLANAADIPNKTLVYCSEGSPAGFDPAQYTTGVDFTANTFTVYNRLVEFERGGTKVEPGLAEKWDVSPDGKTYTFHLRHGVKFQTTSFFKPTREFNADDVIFTFQRMLDPNQPFRKAYPVQFPYFSDMGLDKLITKVEKVDPYTVKFTLAEVNAPFIQNLAMEYASILSAEYTDQLLKEGKAADINQKPVGTGPFIFKSYTKDATIRFDGNPDYWKPNTVKVSKLIFSITPDPGVRVQKLKAGECQVMSYPRPADIAPLKADNNIAMPSQAGFNLGYLAYNVTHKPLDKVEVREALDMAINKKAIIDSVYQGAGQLATNPMPPTQWSYDKSLKVPSYDPDKAKALLAKAGFPSGFEITLWAMPVQRPYNPNGKLMAEMIQADWAKIGVKAKIVTYEWGEYIKRAHAGEDDTMLIGWTGDNGDPDNWLGTLLGCDAVNGNNFSKWCYKPFDELVKKGRETNGQDARTKFYVQAQQIFAEQLPFSPIAHSTVYQPMSKKVTDMRIESLGYLRFDGVGMQ from the coding sequence ATGAAACAAAACAGACTGTTGCGCGCGCTCCGGCTCACGACGCTGAGCGCGGCCGCAGCGGCATCGATGGTGGGCGCCCAACTGGCGAACGCTGCCGATATCCCGAACAAAACCCTCGTCTACTGCTCAGAAGGCAGCCCTGCGGGTTTCGATCCGGCGCAATACACGACGGGCGTGGATTTCACCGCGAACACGTTCACCGTTTATAACCGTCTCGTCGAATTCGAGCGCGGCGGCACGAAGGTCGAACCGGGCCTTGCCGAAAAGTGGGACGTGTCGCCGGACGGCAAAACGTATACGTTCCATCTGCGCCACGGCGTCAAATTCCAGACCACTTCGTTTTTCAAACCGACGCGCGAGTTCAACGCCGATGACGTGATCTTCACGTTCCAGCGCATGCTCGATCCGAACCAGCCGTTCCGCAAGGCGTACCCGGTGCAGTTCCCGTACTTCAGCGACATGGGCCTCGACAAGCTGATCACGAAGGTCGAAAAGGTCGACCCGTACACGGTGAAATTCACGCTTGCCGAAGTGAACGCGCCGTTTATCCAGAACCTCGCGATGGAATACGCGTCGATTCTGTCGGCGGAATACACAGACCAGCTGTTGAAGGAAGGCAAGGCCGCCGACATCAACCAGAAGCCGGTCGGCACGGGCCCGTTTATCTTCAAGAGCTACACGAAGGACGCGACGATCCGTTTCGACGGCAATCCTGATTACTGGAAGCCGAACACGGTGAAGGTGTCGAAGCTGATCTTCTCGATCACGCCCGACCCGGGCGTGCGCGTACAGAAGCTGAAGGCCGGCGAATGCCAGGTGATGAGCTATCCGCGTCCGGCGGACATCGCGCCGCTGAAGGCGGACAACAACATCGCGATGCCGTCGCAAGCGGGCTTCAACCTCGGCTACCTCGCGTACAACGTCACGCACAAGCCGCTCGACAAGGTCGAAGTGCGCGAAGCGCTCGATATGGCGATCAACAAGAAAGCGATCATCGATTCGGTCTACCAGGGCGCGGGCCAGCTCGCGACGAACCCGATGCCGCCGACGCAATGGTCGTACGACAAATCGCTGAAGGTGCCGTCGTACGATCCCGACAAGGCCAAGGCGCTGCTCGCCAAGGCGGGCTTCCCGAGCGGCTTCGAGATCACGTTGTGGGCGATGCCCGTGCAGCGTCCGTACAACCCGAACGGCAAGCTGATGGCCGAAATGATCCAGGCCGACTGGGCGAAGATCGGCGTGAAGGCGAAGATCGTCACGTACGAGTGGGGCGAGTACATCAAGCGTGCGCACGCGGGTGAAGACGATACGATGCTGATCGGCTGGACCGGCGACAATGGCGATCCGGACAACTGGCTCGGCACGCTGCTCGGCTGCGACGCGGTGAATGGCAATAACTTCTCGAAGTGGTGTTACAAGCCATTCGACGAGCTCGTGAAAAAGGGCCGCGAAACCAACGGCCAGGACGCACGCACGAAGTTTTATGTGCAGGCGCAACAGATTTTTGCGGAACAACTGCCGTTCTCGCCGATCGCACACTCGACCGTTTATCAGCCGATGAGCAAGAAGGTCACCGACATGCGCATCGAATCGCTCGGTTACCTGCGCTTCGACGGCGTCGGCATGCAGTAG
- a CDS encoding TRAP transporter small permease subunit, whose protein sequence is MQKLLLRVDAISTWVGQAFAWLIVALTLMISYEVFSRYALGAPHAWAFDAANMLYGTLFMMAGAYTLSRNGHVRGDVLYGFFPPRTQALVDLVLYVVFFIPGTVALVWAGIDFFNDSLRQNEHSSIAADGPPIYPFKAVIPIAGAFLLLQGAAEIVRCAICLRRGTWPRRAGDVEEVDVEKLKQSIGEPPRETAASVQQDAQSPTETRSAP, encoded by the coding sequence ATGCAAAAGCTGCTGCTGCGTGTCGATGCGATCAGCACATGGGTAGGCCAGGCGTTCGCGTGGCTGATCGTCGCGCTCACGCTGATGATTTCCTACGAGGTCTTTTCGCGTTACGCGCTGGGCGCGCCGCACGCATGGGCATTCGACGCGGCGAACATGCTCTACGGCACGCTGTTCATGATGGCGGGCGCCTACACGCTGTCGCGCAACGGCCATGTGCGCGGCGACGTGCTGTACGGCTTTTTTCCGCCGCGCACCCAGGCGCTCGTCGATCTCGTGCTGTACGTCGTTTTTTTTATTCCTGGCACCGTCGCGCTCGTGTGGGCCGGCATCGATTTCTTTAACGATTCGCTCAGGCAGAACGAGCACTCGTCGATTGCGGCAGACGGCCCGCCGATCTACCCGTTCAAGGCTGTCATACCGATAGCGGGCGCGTTTCTGCTGCTGCAAGGCGCGGCGGAAATCGTGCGCTGCGCGATCTGCCTGCGTCGCGGCACCTGGCCGCGACGCGCGGGCGACGTCGAGGAAGTCGATGTCGAGAAGCTCAAGCAGTCGATCGGCGAACCGCCGCGCGAAACCGCGGCCTCGGTGCAGCAGGACGCCCAAAGCCCCACCGAAACGCGGAGCGCGCCATGA
- the metF gene encoding methylenetetrahydrofolate reductase [NAD(P)H] — protein MNPIELSFEFFPPKTQEGVEKLRATREQLLPLRPKFVSVTFGAGGSTQQGTLDTVIEMSKGGLEAAPHLSCIGSSKDDLRRILTEYRSHGIRHIVALRGDLPSGMGSVGELRYASELVSFIRAEFGDWFHIEVAAYPEYHPQSRTPRHDLENFARKVKAGADSAITQYFFNADAYFQFVDDARKLGVDVPIVPGIMPITNYSQLMRFSEMCGAEVPRWIARRLESFGDDRESIRAFGIDVVTGLCQRLVDAGVPGLHFYTLNAAASTKTICERLGL, from the coding sequence ATGAACCCCATCGAACTTTCATTCGAATTCTTTCCGCCTAAAACGCAGGAAGGCGTCGAGAAGCTGCGCGCGACGCGCGAGCAGCTGCTTCCGCTCAGGCCGAAGTTTGTGTCGGTCACATTCGGCGCGGGCGGCTCGACGCAGCAAGGCACACTCGATACCGTCATCGAGATGTCGAAAGGCGGGCTCGAAGCGGCGCCGCATCTTTCGTGCATCGGCTCGTCGAAAGACGACCTGCGTCGGATTCTCACCGAGTACCGCTCGCATGGCATTCGCCATATCGTCGCGTTGCGCGGCGATCTGCCGTCGGGTATGGGCTCGGTCGGCGAGCTGCGTTACGCGTCGGAACTCGTCAGCTTTATCCGCGCCGAATTCGGCGACTGGTTTCATATCGAAGTCGCCGCGTATCCGGAATACCATCCGCAGTCGCGCACGCCGCGGCACGATCTCGAGAATTTCGCGCGCAAGGTGAAAGCCGGCGCCGATTCCGCGATCACGCAGTATTTCTTTAATGCGGATGCGTACTTCCAGTTCGTCGACGACGCGCGCAAGCTCGGCGTCGATGTGCCGATCGTGCCCGGCATCATGCCGATCACAAACTACTCGCAGCTGATGCGCTTCTCCGAAATGTGCGGCGCCGAAGTGCCGCGCTGGATCGCGCGGCGGCTCGAGAGTTTCGGCGACGACCGCGAGTCGATTCGCGCGTTCGGGATCGACGTGGTAACCGGGCTGTGCCAGCGGCTCGTCGATGCGGGCGTGCCGGGCCTGCATTTCTATACGCTCAACGCCGCCGCGTCGACGAAGACGATTTGCGAGCGGCTCGGCCTGTAG
- a CDS encoding TRAP transporter substrate-binding protein, translating to MKAQGPIVMRWQSTWPQKDIFHEYAVDFAGKVNTMTGGDLKIDVLPSGAVVKAFDLIDAVSKGTLDGGHGVCAYWYGKNSALALWGSGPAWGMDANMLLAWHKYGGGKELLAEIYRDLNLNVVSYLYGPMPTQPLGWFKKPITKPDDLKGTKFRTVGLSIDIFTAMGAAVNALPGSEIVPAMDRGLLDAAEFNNASSDRQLGFPDVSKICMLRSFHQCSETFEILFNKPKYDALPPHLKAIIGNAVEAASQDMSWKAIDRYSKDYLALQKQGVKFYATPNAVLQAQLKVWDDIVARKEKENPMFRKVNDSMRTFAERTTRWQSDTNVDYRMAAAYYFGKKT from the coding sequence GTGAAGGCTCAAGGCCCAATCGTGATGCGCTGGCAGAGCACGTGGCCGCAAAAAGACATCTTCCACGAATATGCCGTCGACTTCGCCGGCAAGGTCAACACGATGACCGGCGGCGACCTGAAGATCGACGTGCTGCCGTCGGGCGCCGTCGTCAAGGCGTTCGATCTGATCGATGCGGTCAGCAAGGGCACGCTCGACGGCGGCCACGGCGTGTGCGCCTACTGGTACGGCAAGAACTCGGCGCTTGCGTTGTGGGGCTCGGGCCCGGCGTGGGGCATGGATGCGAACATGCTGCTTGCGTGGCATAAGTACGGCGGCGGCAAGGAGTTGCTCGCGGAGATCTACCGCGACCTCAATCTGAACGTCGTGTCCTATCTGTACGGACCGATGCCGACACAGCCGCTCGGCTGGTTCAAGAAGCCCATCACGAAGCCGGACGATCTCAAAGGCACGAAGTTTCGTACCGTCGGACTATCGATCGATATCTTTACGGCAATGGGCGCAGCGGTCAACGCGCTGCCCGGCAGCGAGATCGTTCCGGCGATGGACCGCGGCCTGCTCGACGCAGCCGAGTTCAACAATGCGAGTTCCGATCGCCAGCTCGGCTTTCCCGATGTGTCGAAGATCTGCATGTTGCGCAGTTTCCACCAGTGCTCCGAAACGTTCGAGATTCTCTTTAACAAGCCGAAATACGACGCGCTGCCGCCGCATCTGAAGGCGATCATCGGCAACGCGGTCGAAGCCGCCTCGCAGGACATGTCGTGGAAGGCCATCGACCGCTATTCGAAGGATTACCTCGCATTGCAGAAACAGGGCGTGAAGTTTTACGCAACGCCGAATGCGGTGCTGCAGGCGCAACTCAAGGTCTGGGACGACATCGTCGCCAGAAAGGAGAAAGAGAATCCGATGTTCAGGAAAGTCAACGATTCAATGCGCACATTCGCCGAGCGTACGACACGCTGGCAAAGCGACACGAACGTCGACTACCGGATGGCGGCCGCGTACTACTTCGGCAAAAAGACGTGA
- a CDS encoding ABC transporter permease subunit has protein sequence MFRFVLRRIGMVIPTFIGITILAFALIHLIPGDPIEVMMGERGVDPATHAAALHRLGLDEPLPLQYLHYVGRALSGNLGTSFITNTSVMGEFLARFPATVELSICAMLFALVVGLPAGVFAALKRGTVVDHGVMGTALTGYSMPIFWWGLILIMVFSAKLGWTPVSGRIAVEYDIPHVTGFLLIDSLLPGTDEGSFRSAVSHLILPAIVLGTIPLAVVARMTRSSMLEVLREDYIRTARAKGLSPVRVVVVHALRNALIPVVTVIGLQVGTLLAGAVLTETLFSWPGIGKWLIDAISRRDYPVVQGGILMIATLVIVVNLVVDLLYGVLNPRIRHTR, from the coding sequence ATGTTCCGATTCGTTTTGCGCCGCATCGGGATGGTGATACCGACTTTCATCGGCATTACGATCCTTGCGTTCGCGCTTATCCATCTGATTCCCGGCGACCCCATCGAGGTGATGATGGGCGAGCGCGGCGTCGACCCGGCTACGCATGCCGCGGCGCTGCACCGCCTCGGGCTCGACGAGCCGCTGCCGCTTCAATATTTGCACTATGTCGGCCGCGCGCTGTCCGGCAATCTCGGCACGTCGTTCATCACGAACACGAGCGTGATGGGCGAATTCCTGGCGCGCTTTCCGGCCACGGTCGAGCTGTCGATCTGCGCGATGCTGTTCGCGCTCGTGGTCGGCTTGCCGGCCGGCGTGTTTGCCGCGCTCAAACGCGGCACCGTCGTCGATCACGGCGTGATGGGCACCGCGCTCACCGGTTACTCGATGCCGATCTTCTGGTGGGGCTTGATCCTCATCATGGTGTTTTCGGCGAAGCTCGGCTGGACGCCGGTGTCGGGCCGCATCGCGGTCGAATACGACATTCCGCATGTCACAGGCTTTCTGCTGATCGACTCGCTTCTGCCCGGCACCGACGAAGGCTCGTTCCGCTCCGCGGTCAGCCATCTGATTCTGCCGGCGATCGTGCTCGGCACGATTCCGCTTGCGGTGGTTGCGCGCATGACGCGCTCGTCGATGCTCGAAGTGCTGCGCGAAGACTATATCCGCACCGCGCGCGCGAAAGGCTTGTCGCCGGTGCGTGTGGTCGTCGTGCATGCATTGCGCAATGCGCTGATTCCGGTCGTCACGGTAATCGGTCTACAGGTCGGCACGCTGCTCGCGGGCGCCGTGCTGACCGAGACGCTGTTCTCGTGGCCCGGTATCGGCAAGTGGCTGATCGATGCGATCAGCCGGCGCGACTATCCGGTCGTGCAGGGCGGTATCCTGATGATCGCCACGCTTGTCATTGTTGTGAACCTCGTCGTCGACCTGCTGTACGGCGTGTTGAATCCGCGCATTCGCCATACGAGGTAA
- a CDS encoding LysR family transcriptional regulator — protein sequence MELRALRYFIEVVRQQSFTVAAEQMYVTQPTISKMVKALEDEIGSPLLLRDGRQMVLTDAGRIVYQRGQDVLAAQAQLQKELDDLGTLGRGTLTIGIPPMGGALFTPAIAAFRQRYPKVELKLIEEGSRAVEAALIDGELELGGVLLPVDPEKIDALPMTRQRLWLVARKGTRWDAVQEVPLADLANEPFVFYGESLALNDIVQRACRTAGFAPTIVSRSEHWDFMVALVLAGVGIALLPAPYCRRLDAAEFTCRPVVEPEILWEIAIGWRRNGYLSHAARAWLDVARETLRGQSGDDFMHAPALGIVMSGGAAVPARNGDSTSHSKGEK from the coding sequence GTGGAACTGCGTGCACTTCGCTACTTCATCGAGGTCGTCCGGCAGCAAAGCTTCACCGTTGCCGCCGAGCAGATGTACGTGACGCAGCCGACCATCAGCAAGATGGTGAAGGCGCTCGAAGACGAAATCGGCTCGCCGCTGCTGCTGCGCGACGGCCGCCAGATGGTGCTGACCGACGCGGGACGGATCGTCTATCAGCGCGGCCAGGACGTGCTCGCCGCGCAGGCGCAGCTGCAGAAAGAACTCGACGACCTCGGCACGCTCGGCCGCGGCACGCTGACGATCGGCATTCCGCCGATGGGCGGCGCGCTCTTCACGCCGGCCATCGCCGCGTTCCGCCAGCGCTACCCGAAGGTCGAACTGAAGCTGATCGAGGAAGGCTCGCGTGCCGTCGAAGCGGCGCTGATCGATGGCGAGCTTGAACTCGGCGGCGTGCTGCTGCCGGTCGATCCGGAGAAGATCGACGCGCTGCCGATGACGCGTCAGCGCCTGTGGCTCGTCGCGCGCAAGGGTACGCGCTGGGACGCAGTGCAAGAGGTGCCGCTTGCCGATCTCGCTAACGAGCCGTTCGTGTTCTACGGCGAAAGCCTCGCGCTCAACGACATCGTGCAGCGCGCATGCCGTACCGCCGGCTTTGCACCGACCATCGTGAGCCGCAGCGAGCACTGGGACTTTATGGTGGCGCTCGTGCTGGCGGGTGTCGGTATCGCGCTGCTGCCGGCGCCGTATTGCCGACGGCTCGATGCGGCCGAGTTCACGTGCCGGCCGGTCGTCGAGCCGGAAATTCTGTGGGAAATCGCGATCGGCTGGCGGCGCAACGGCTACCTGTCGCATGCGGCGCGCGCGTGGCTCGATGTCGCGCGAGAAACGCTGCGCGGGCAATCCGGCGATGACTTCATGCATGCGCCGGCTCTGGGGATCGTGATGAGTGGCGGCGCCGCAGTGCCAGCGAGGAATGGCGACAGCACGAGTCATAGCAAGGGCGAGAAATGA
- the ahcY gene encoding adenosylhomocysteinase has product MNAAVYDSKDSKDFIVADLSLAGWGRKELNIAETEMPGLVQIRDEYKTQQPLKGARIAGSLHMTIQTGVLIETLKALGADVRWASCNIFSTQDHAAAAIAESGTPVFAYKGESLDEYWEYSHRIFEWPNGEFANMILDDGGDATLLLILGSKAEKDRSVIAKPTNEEETALFKSIAQHLDVDATWYSKRLAHIKGVTEETTTGVHRLYQMEKEGRLPFPAINVNDSVTKSKFDNLYGCRESLVDGIKRATDVMIAGKIAVVAGYGDVGKGCAQSLRGLGATVWVTEIDPICALQAAMEGYRVVTMEYAADKADIFVTATGNYHVINHDHMKAMRHNAIVCNIGHFDSEIDVASTRQYQWENIKPQVDHIIFPDGKRVILLAEGRLVNLGCATGHPSFVMSNSFTNQTLAQIELFTQGGKYENKVYVLPKQLDEKVARLHLARIGANLTVLSTDQASYIGVDKSGPFKPNHYRY; this is encoded by the coding sequence ATGAACGCCGCAGTTTACGATTCCAAAGACTCGAAAGATTTCATCGTCGCAGACCTCTCGCTCGCAGGCTGGGGCCGCAAGGAACTGAACATCGCCGAAACGGAGATGCCGGGCCTCGTGCAGATTCGCGACGAGTACAAGACCCAGCAGCCGCTGAAGGGCGCGCGCATTGCGGGCTCGCTGCATATGACGATCCAGACCGGCGTGCTGATCGAGACGCTGAAGGCGCTCGGCGCCGACGTGCGCTGGGCCTCGTGCAACATCTTCTCGACGCAGGACCACGCCGCTGCCGCGATCGCTGAAAGCGGCACGCCGGTGTTCGCGTACAAGGGCGAATCGCTCGACGAATACTGGGAATACTCGCACCGCATCTTCGAATGGCCGAACGGCGAATTCGCGAACATGATTCTCGACGACGGCGGCGACGCAACGCTGCTGCTCATCCTCGGCTCGAAGGCCGAGAAGGATCGTTCGGTCATCGCCAAGCCGACCAACGAAGAAGAAACCGCGCTCTTCAAGTCGATCGCGCAGCATCTCGACGTGGACGCGACGTGGTACTCGAAGCGTCTCGCGCACATCAAGGGCGTCACCGAAGAAACGACGACCGGCGTGCACCGTCTGTATCAGATGGAAAAGGAAGGCCGTCTGCCGTTCCCGGCGATTAATGTGAACGACTCGGTCACGAAGTCGAAATTCGACAACCTGTACGGCTGCCGCGAGTCGCTCGTCGACGGTATCAAGCGCGCAACGGACGTGATGATCGCGGGCAAGATCGCGGTGGTCGCAGGCTACGGCGATGTGGGCAAGGGCTGCGCGCAGTCGCTGCGCGGTCTCGGCGCGACGGTGTGGGTCACCGAAATCGATCCGATCTGCGCGCTGCAGGCGGCGATGGAAGGCTACCGCGTCGTGACGATGGAATACGCGGCCGACAAGGCCGACATCTTCGTGACGGCCACCGGCAACTACCATGTGATCAACCACGATCATATGAAGGCGATGCGCCACAACGCGATCGTCTGCAACATCGGCCACTTCGATTCGGAAATCGACGTCGCGTCGACGCGCCAGTACCAGTGGGAAAACATCAAGCCGCAAGTCGACCACATCATTTTCCCGGACGGCAAGCGCGTGATTCTGCTGGCGGAAGGCCGCCTCGTGAACCTCGGCTGCGCAACGGGCCACCCGTCGTTCGTGATGTCGAACTCGTTTACGAACCAGACGCTCGCGCAGATCGAACTGTTCACGCAAGGCGGCAAGTACGAGAACAAGGTCTACGTGCTGCCGAAGCAGCTCGACGAGAAGGTCGCGCGCCTGCACCTCGCGCGCATCGGTGCGAACCTGACCGTGTTGTCCACGGATCAGGCGAGCTATATCGGCGTCGACAAGAGCGGTCCGTTCAAGCCGAACCACTACCGTTACTAA
- a CDS encoding phage holin family protein yields the protein MTVLLTWLINALALLIITYLVPSIHIRSFGTALIIALVLGLINTVLRPVLILLTLPVTILTLGLFILVVNALCFWLCASLLKGFEVSGFWSAFFGSILYSIVSWLLSALILGNRSFA from the coding sequence ATGACCGTGCTGTTGACCTGGCTGATTAATGCGCTTGCGTTGTTGATCATCACGTACCTCGTGCCGTCGATCCACATCCGTAGCTTCGGCACCGCATTGATCATTGCGCTCGTGCTCGGGCTCATCAACACGGTGTTGCGGCCGGTGCTGATCCTGCTGACATTGCCGGTCACGATCCTTACGCTCGGGCTCTTCATTCTCGTCGTCAACGCACTGTGCTTCTGGCTGTGCGCGTCGCTGTTGAAGGGCTTCGAAGTGTCGGGCTTCTGGTCGGCATTCTTCGGCTCGATTCTGTACAGCATCGTTTCATGGCTGCTGTCCGCGCTTATTCTCGGCAATCGCAGTTTCGCCTAG